A segment of the Lycium ferocissimum isolate CSIRO_LF1 chromosome 5, AGI_CSIRO_Lferr_CH_V1, whole genome shotgun sequence genome:
tttttttaaccaatttAACCAGTATTACGATGTGGCTATTGTTCAGTCCTTCGGTTTTGTTTAAGCCTTACAAAGGCCTGACAAGAAACTTGACAGATGGCTGACTTGGCAACTCCTAGTTTGTCAAGCAAACAGAAAGACCTACACAGTCAGCATGTAAACGTGAATGCAGATAGATTTAgccatgtttttttttacaattgACATTCACGCGTAGAAGTAAATAAACATCTCGTATGTCAGATCAGAGCTAAATATGACAGTAAGAGAAAGCAAACTCAAAACATGCTGTCAGCCACCCTTTCCCTTTCTCAACTTTATCACACTACAACCAAGAGTTGTGTACAATAAAAAGGGTGAAACAGGCATCAGCATAGGCATATTGATCAATGATATTCTAAATCTATAGCGCTATCCTTTTCATACACAAGATAATACAATCAAAGACAGTAGATCATCTCCATGAATTGCATAGGTAACTGCTGCTTGGATAGATTAAGTTGGATCTTTTTTTATTAAATCAGCACAATTAGGTTGGGAGGATTTGTATCCTTCAATCTGTTCTCAGTGCCTTAGAACATGTCTTATTTAACACCAAGAGAATAAATATAAATGTAGCAACTGCACAAGCCCCTAGGACTTCGGCTGATAAGATGTGTGGGTTAGATGCATGTCACGGATTCAAACTCTTCTGCAGAAAAAATGTGTGATATTTAggtggagaagggtagagggaTGGGCCCATTATCCTCCAAGTTTTGTACCGTGAGCCACTGTGCCTCAGGAATTTCTCAGTTATAAAAGAAATTAGCAACTACACAAGATTTCCTAATACGTGATAATGAAAACTAAAGCACTTCCAATTCATCGTCATTTCCTATCCCCTGGGAAAGAGTGTTAGTTTCAACAATGATTATAAATTTTCTTCATCCAGGTTTTCATCAGATATGCACCTCTCCAATTTAAACTCATATCAGTGTACaatcttttataatttaaaggaacaaacatatacaaagtCCTTTCTATCTCTCATTTTTCTACATGCTTTACCCTATCCATCACAGCCTCCAGCCAAACGGAAAAGCAAGAAGCAGGAAACAAGAATTTATCCATTCTCTGCCTATTCTCCAGACGCTGCACTTGGTCACACATTTAATTCAAAGGAACTCAAAgagttttttccctttttttaaaaaaaaaataataataataactatggtgtccgggccagcttgCGCACACCTTGACTAATTCCTTGATATACCtgccacctcccaccagcaaTAGGTACCAGataactctatccaccaaggcTAGAACAAATGAGAAGAAGTCACCTATTGCTTGTCTCTGCTGGGATTTGAACAATATACCTCATGATTCTCAACCCACTCCATTGACCACAAGGCCACACCCTCCGGTATGGTGAATTCAAAGAGTTGTAAATCTTGATATAACATGAAGTAATTAGTTTACCAAGGGTTTTATGATATATTTACAAATGATTGGATATAACCCAAAAGTTTTACTATGTTTATTGTCAAGATGTTCTTTagaaaaattatagaaaaagaGCTAAAATGTTCATTTTAATTACTTCTAAAAATCTTCATATAACTGCTGAATCAAAAGAGAATAGACCATCACGACCAACTCCTTGAATTTAGAAGCTTTCTTTTTTGTGATAAGTCATTATAAAAAAGCTGAATAGAATGACTGCAAAAGTTAGGACCATAAATTGGGTACCAAGAACAAAGGTAAAGGGAGGATACATGATGCTACCTCAAACAAGATTTGCACTTCAGTGATATGAAATTATCTTTCTGGCCAACAGGAACTTTTGCTACAGAATGTCTCAATTTGTCCCCAGTAGTCCACGAAGATGGACTCAAAGGACATGTTCTATAAGAACCCTGCAAGTAAAAACATGTCTACTTAATACAATTGAGGAACTTGCAGGCTGCAATGGAGACACTTCTCTGCAAACAGAAAAAGACAGTATGATGATATTTCTTCTATTAGCCACTATTTTTCTAACCGaagagcttttttttttaaaaaacaaaaaaaaaaaaaaaaaaaattgatcaagTAAAAGTATTTTCATTCAGAAACATGGCCAAAGAACGACCGTATACAAGGGATATACCAAAAGATAAAGAATCTACAAAATATGATTCTCTACAAACTCCACCCAATCCTCTGTACGAAGAGCTTTTGGGGAGGAATGCTTGAAGGCGAGCCAAAGTTCATGTTGCTGCTtatggaagaaaaataattcCAGATGCAATTGCATAAAATGGTCATAATGTCCAACTCAGTCACTCAGTCCTAGCATATATGGTCTACTTTACCCTAATATCGCCTAATTTCCCTTTTCAAAGTGTCTCTAAAGCTCACTCTTTCGTAAAGTAGGCTTGCTTTACTCAACGTTAGCAAATCCCTTAAAAAAATCACAATCcctataagatgaaattgaacTCGGAAAATGGCAGCAAAATGATTGTATGACCCACTTTTTCTATATAAAGTACATCCGACATCATCAACAGGGACAGGAAATTTGATGTAGATGAAGTACTTGAGTAAGTTGCAAACGCAAGTCGGACAAAAAATGAAACCATGTCTATGTACTCATCAATAGACTCTAAGTCTCTTTACTTAGATAAATGCTAAAATCAAAACGAACATGATTTAAGCAATGTAGATAATCACCAAGGCAGAGCATTAACAGCAAATGACAGAGCTTCATCTACAGGAAGAAAAATTCACTATTCTCCTGTGTGATAGACAATTAAATTACAAGGTTTTTCAACTACAACTAGATCAAACTCACAGTGCATTTAAACTTCAAATGCTTGCTTTCCGACTAGATCAAACACAGCCTGCTGGTCTAAAAGATTGCCATGCTATTAAAAACAAAGAAACTACTCATAAATTTCTTCATCTAACTACAGAACAATTCCTAGAGGGTAGGGGCGACACACAGGAACATTTTCTTATGAAGATTTTTTCATTGCAGGGGCATCAAGAAGATGCCAAATTACAAAAGATACAAGATATGTTAGCTCcaatacaaaagaaaaaaaaatacatttttagcACCAGTACATGTATGCCTATGCTAGAACTAAGGAGCTAACAATGTCCAAAAACAAGTCAACACTATTAACAGGTGCAAGAGAATTCCAACTAAACAAGCTAAGTAAACATCCAGCTTTTAGAGAACGTGTAGGAGGCAATTCAATTCATagaaactttttcattaatataaagagaaaaaaacacACCATATAACAATGGTATGAACTGCAAATCCAATAACTCAAATATAGAGATTTCCAAGTTTAAGCTTACAAAGCATGCCATGGAAACTGTAATGGATCATTGTCCATTTTACCTGCAAATGATGGGTTGCTAATGCCATTATCTCCACCTTGCACGTGCAATCATCTAGCAATCAAGGTCATTACTtctccaagagctacaataTCAACATATAGTATACAGACACATCACAACAAAAGAGTATATATGACTCAGTAGCTAGCAAAACAGTTAACCACAAAAATCACAAAGTCAACCAAAGTTTATAAATTTATCACAAAaagatatatattaaaaaaaaaaaaaagtaaaataaaaagtcaAGCAATTATAGGAATATGAAGATTATCCATACagtaaataataaattaaattctAGCAAGCATTGCAAATAAGAGACATATTAAAGAGGTTCCAATTAATTAACTCCAAAAAGGGGAAATAAAACGGTTTCATATAATTAAACCTCTTTATTTTGTACAAAAAATTGTATGTAAAGGACCACAATTTCATTTGAAACCTAAATTAAGAGCTCAATAAacaaatatacatacaaattTGTGGGGGTATTGAAGAAAGATGAATGCTTACAGCGCAAGATAGAGGTAAGGTGTAAATACGTGTAACCTATAcaagggtttttcttttggCGGTGATGAATTGCCTTTTCGAAGAAGAAAAGTTTTATCTGTTTATTTCAGATAACACAAAAGCAATTTTTAGAGAGTTTGAGATTTCGGATAGGGGAAATACGAGAGAAAGGGTCAGAATTGTGAAACTAGGGTTCTTTAGGGACCATTTCGATTTTTCATtaatcaatttttcttttttcttttttcttttttttttttcttcttcttctcattcACTTTTTGAAGTATAATGTTCACTTAATAAGTAAGTTCTCAAATATACTTAAgaactttttaaatatagaGTAGTAACTTTtttcatatatcatgtatattcttttgaaaaaaaaaagaggagcaaAAATTGACTTGAGAACCCATATTTGCCCCTTTataatttggaagaagaaaaaaaattattttatgatttgCATTTAGTATATACGTGTAATGTCTACTGAATTATTCCAATTTGAAACACGAAGCATACTTCATATTTGTATGATGGATCTAGAttacaagaagaagaaagaaaaaggccTAAAGTAAATTCAGTAATTTGCCAAATTCAATCAAGTACGTCTTCAATTCGGAGCAGTTTATGACTATTTAGATCTTCCATTCATTAGGttctatttttcaaattcattttattataatttttcaatcatattttgttcgataaaaaaatgaaagaaagagatATCCATTAGGTGTGCGTTAAGAGATATCCATTAGGTGTGTGTTGCCTTTCAACAACGTAGACATGTCTACTAAGATATAGGCAAATAAGAAGAGACCATTGAGTGTCATTTGTCTCCTACGTATTTTGACTCTGGTCTTCCATTATTTTCACTCACTTCATTAATAGTTAGGTTAACCCAGGATGCATGTGTAATTATAACATATTTTAGTAATGTATGTCATATAAAAACAATTGGCATCCAAATTTGAACGTATAAAAGTACTACAATCTATAAAACAAGGATTGCGCGATGTTAACGCATATTTCATTTCACCAAACCATTGGGACTTCAAATGGGACAGATTATTGTACTGTAAATTTGATTTCGAGGCATCTTGTTCTAAGTTTGGTTCTGAGTTTGTTTTGTTACTTCTTACCCCGCGTGGAAGTTTAGaatcatgttttgaacataTTAATAATGATTGTAGAATAGTAACGAAATTGTTCAGAGTTGGTTAACAGGGAATGAAACCTATTCACATTTATCTTGCTTTGTGGAAATGCATTATTATTTGTAAATTAAAAGGAGGCCTAAATGGTTTTAGTAAAAAAATCTTGTAGTTTTCGAGCTACTCACATATTATAAAGATGTGAGTGGGAGTAAGACACGCTTGTGGTTTTGAAGCTACTCACATATGATCAGTGTTGGTAGTACTTGCTTTATTTTAACTACTAGTGAAATTGTCCGCGCTTTGCGCGGTCATATAAAAGACACaaataatttacaaaatattacaTGTTATATGTTGTCTACGAAAGATTACGGATGGCCAGTACTTTTATAAATGGAGCATGTTTATAAAGTTGATATGTATTCCtaattaattatctttttatttcttaaaatgcTGAAGTTTGAAGTACATTTGTGtccttaaatatatatatatatatatatatataatattctctttatctaatatatatttaataaatgtGTATCTAAGTCAgcgtttttaaatatttttcgaGAGTTTCTCacataaaaaagaatataaaataaaaaatacaaaagattAAAAAAGTTACACTTACTCGGTTTTTTCTATAAATACCCGTACTTACAATTGACTCCACGGAGAAAAAAAACCGTTAGGAATTCACATGTGATCATCTTCTTTAGAAGAAGAACACAATATTTATTCTTGCAACTTACAACgattttaaaacaaattaaacACACAGAAAGAGACTAAATACTATAATGTATGTGCATATACGCCCGTGATTTCCACAACTCTCAtctccattcaaatacaataacAATGTACTCCCTTAATCAAATTCAATCAACAAAAGAACATGCAACTCGATTTATTGCACACCGCTGCGCCACAGCTGAAACAATATAATCAATGGCTATGTTATGCAATTCTACTCCTTTTTTATCATTGGACGAAAATTCATATAAAACCTGAACTTAAGAGACATCATAGAGGTACATAGGGaaagaaaatagagaaaaaaaaataagacaataTACACATCATTACGAAGACCTTAATCATTAAAAGATAGAAGGGAAAAATATGGAATTAATACATAATTTAGGAAGCTCTTGTTGATATCCACTTCCAGAAGCCTATCACCATTCAAGAGcgttcttcttcttcaagtaagaaaaacatgaatataataCTGCAGTGAAAATTGAGGATAACTTTGGGTAGAGTCTCATGAAacaaaaaatatgaatttatataGGAGTAGATGGAGAAATACCATAAGGTATCTTAgacttttaaattaaattttgggGGTTAGGAATATGAAAACttgaaaagcatgaaatataaatactatTAAGAGCAGAAATTAATAGGTCAGTTATGGTCTTATGGAGGTAAAAATTTAAAGCAAATAAAGGGTGTAACACAGACAAATAAAGGAAGGAGGAAGATAATGCAAATCGTATTTACTACTGTAGTATACTACGTGGGCTCAGTTTAAGAAAACGGATACAGTAGCGCTTTATTAGGCAAATCAAATGGATCAGActtttttcctttataaatgcATTGTATTAAATAgaatgaaggagaaaaatatcaaaaaatgcaaaaaaatgagaaaaaagataaataccaatggaggccatagagaggtgccacatcaccttgtctatacctaactttatattatatatagattcttTACCACTGTTTGAACTAAAATGTGTAAAAACTACGTTTAAAACATGTGTCCAAACAATTTACAAGTACAGGTTTCAAGAGTTGGTGGTtggattcaatttttttatacaCGACGCGTTCTAATTCATTTAAATCACCATTTGTTATAATTACTTATTTGATTCATTTGTTTAAAATAATACTGTTTTATTgcctttaaattattattttaaaaaaaaaaaataggcataAACGTAACCGTCTCAAGCACTAGACTGGGAGGATTATAGGTATTTGTGCCAGCTAAAATTCTGATAACACAAATATAGTAATAGCAACTTACAAGAGAAAAAGCTCCATGACCATATGCATAGACATTCCTCTGTGGAGAAAATGGGCAACAATTTTAATGGTCTTCAAATTAATTACATCTCTCACAACGTCGCACTTACAGTTGCACCAAACACATTACTTTTTCCCAATACCATGTGGCCACACCCAGCCGTAGTCCAGCTCACCGTGTGACATCGGCCAACAAGTTCTCTCTTCTACCACGACAAAAGTTATCACCTAAACTGCACCACCAGATATCTCGCCAAGAAGAAGACTATCTGCTAAAGATGCTGTCCATCACAAGCTAAAAGACCTAAAACCACATTTTAGCCTCCCCATCAATCATAATTGGCATTTACTCGTGCAGGTCCACCTTGCCTACCATGGAAATTCCCACCTCCACGCTTTGACTGAACCTGACCCCTCTCTCTGTATCTATTTTGATCAACATTGTGAGAACCATCAGCTAGCACTTCAAAATTACTTGATTTGCTATTATTGTATTGCCCAACTGGCTGGTACTCATAATGCATGTTGTTTCTCCGCCTTTCTCGCCCACTTGAGGTGTTGTGCTGCCGATTATCTTTCCCTGAGGACAAATCTCCACTACATTCCTGGGTCCGGGCAGGACGATTATTTTGGTTTACATTCCTCCTCAAACCTGAGTTGCTCCTCTCTTGCACTGCTTCGGCATTTTCAGCAGGAGCTGATCCAGCTTGGACAACAGGGCCTTGATTGGGGGAGTAGGGGCGCCCCCTAAATGAAGCAggctttctctctctttttggaTCCAGATTTCGAACGTTTGGCACGTCTGAAACAATTTTCTCTTCAGATGCTAATTGATCTGCTTTACCTGCACCTATATCACAGCTCTCCTCCTCACTGTGTAGGGGAACATTCACTTTATCGTGATGATAGTCCCTCTTATTACCCCGATCGCCTTCCCGAGTAACATTTTGGGCTCCAGTAGACACACCTGCCTGTTGATTATTAACTGCAACCATGTGGGACTTTGGTTGCCAATGGGGTGGTGGAGTACGATTGCCCATGCCACGGTTTTCCTTTGCTGCAACTCTTCTGTCCATCTGGTTTATTTCAGTAGCTCCTGACACAGTGTGATTTTCCTGAGTCCCCGCACTGCTGTTTTTGTATTCATATCCAGAATTTCCTGTGCTTCTATGGCTCTTAGAAGGATAGCATTTTCCTTTACCTGTCGTTCCCTCATCTTGTACAACAGGGATGGTGGTACGTGGACCTTCAAAATCACCTCGCATGTTCCAACCATCTGATACATCGAACTCACCGGTTGATTCATATTTCATAGAATCTCCATCAGGCTTCAAAGATTGAGTGTGATCCAAGGACTTAAAATTCTTGTCTAAAGCCAATTCTGTTGAACCCCTTTGCCTCCACACTCCATGTGCTTTGCCTtgcttattattattgtgtTTTCCATCACCATCGCTAGACTCTATGGAAAAACTCTCAGTTGTAGATCCAGTAGGTAGGGAACATCCAGAGTTTTCAGGCCTAGATTCTGCCCTGCCAGTTGTCCCATCTGGACCAGGAGAAGGGCCTGACAACAACAGCGGCTGCTGACTACTACCATGCTGGGCAAGCTCTTTGGCCACCGGTTTTGGAACATATCTCTCCATTTCAGCCCTCTTGCTTTTTGAATTACTCTGCACCACATTATCACTCTTCAGAGGACCAATGGAACCAGATCCAGTTTTCTGACTTGCTTCAGCACCATCTTCTTCAGTTTTGCTTTGAGACCGCACAGGTGCCCACACAACCGAGTCACCTCCCTGAAACTTATCAGTATGCATATTAGAGTGCTGATTTCTCTGTGTCCTGCGAGGGTGCTGAGGTTTCCAGTGGTTAATTACTCGACCATGACCTTCATCAATTTGCACAGGAGAACTCTGGTCAGAAGGTTGCACAACATTATCACCACTTGCTGCCTGAACTGAGCTCACATCCAGAACCAACTGAGAAGAATTCAACTTCTGTTGTGCACGAACTTTAGCAGGATTACTATCATTTTGCACTGGTAATGGAGAAGCAGGGCCAGGCAGCACAGTATCAAGTTTCTGCTTGTTCTTGTTGGTCCTATTACCTTTCTTTCTCGGCTGCGCAGATGACTCGACCGCGACCTTGGCATTATTGACCATGTTTGATTCAGCATTTAAGCCAACCTCGTGAGCCTCAGCTGATGGGACATTATTAATAATTACATCATTAGGGCCCTTAGATACCTCAGTAACGCTAACAGGAACTGCTTTTTCATTCATATTCTTCGGTGTCATATTTGGCCTTTGCTTGTAGCTAGTACGCTTATGCTTGATGACACCCCCATCACTTGACTGACTAGTATCTTTTCCATGAGATGCAGAAACCCTATTGACATCCTGCTTAGGTTGAAAAGCCTGGGGTTGTGGGATGGCTATTTCTGATTGGACCATAATAGAAGTGCCGAATTCTAACTTAACAGGTGGATTAATATGCTCGCTGCCTTTGTCAAGAATGCGCTGACTAGCATCAATGACGTCACAGCGTGCTGCTAAAGTTGCATTGTGTGCTTGAGGTTTGACAGTAGACACCACTGTTTCAGGGGGTGAGGAGCCTTGTTGATCTTGCTTGATAACATCAGGGGACAAGTCCTTTTCAGCCTTCTGTAACGGAGCATCACCTGACTGCATACGGCGATTCAATTCCTCTAATTTAGCAAGAGCTTTGGCTTTCTGTTGTTTGATtcgttcttcctcttctttctgCAGCTGTAAGGCACGCTGCCTGGCTAACTCTTTCATCTTTGCGCGCTGATTGAAAATAAGTAGCATGCATTTAGATAAAAAGGAATTTTACAACTAAAGTTAAAGAGTAGGAAGTAAGCATACTACCTGAGCCTGGGTATCTGCTGAATCATGCAAATCTGACAAAGATTCTTTTTCACCACTCACGCTTGTATCTGTTAGAGCTTGTCCAACAGCCTCAACTTGAGGACCTGACTCACACACATGGACATTAGAAGCAGGTTCTAAGCATGTTGCAGATGATTCAGCTGTAATGGGCCTTTTTCTCCTACCATCATCTTGACTATTAAATCTGGGCTTACCAAGATGATCATTTCTGGTTTGCATACCATGAGATGGCCTCCTGCGAGGAAGATGTTTTTAGTAAAAGGGAAAGCAGATCTATTTAAGTATCAAGCACAATATAAAGAACCACCTTGACATGGCAGCTATTGGATGACCTCCCTTGTTCCCCGTGGTTCCAGAAGTATGAGTTCTTTCCAATGACATAGGACCACTTTTAGCTTCATTTATTGAATTAGTAACCTTAGAATTCAGTTCTGACTTATTCATATCCTCTTCTGACGAAACATACGGCGCTTCATAACGTCCATCAGATGCTCGGACCTTTGCATTTAGACCTTCAATCTTCTTCATCAAGGATGAATCTTTGGCAGTCACTGCAGGCGTTGAACCCTTTTCAGGAGCTGAGGAAGACGGAGGCACTCCACCAGAGGATTCAAACCCTGATTTCTTTGTCCAGCTGTCAACAGCTACCTTTGTAGTATTTATACCTTCAAATGAGTTTGCCTTGGTGGTATCTGAAGAATCACCTCCGCGATCATCACAGCTGGGCGGATAACTGTTCCCACTCCCGGTAGTCCTCCTTGAATACAATTCCTTCTCACTGTCGTGCTCACCTCCCCGCTCATGTTTCTGCAATGATCTCTGAAAGCGTCTATCATGATTTGGGCCATTAGTGGGCGCAGAATGTTCCCGAGTCTCTCCTTCCTCTCTTGCATCATGTTTTAAAATAACTT
Coding sequences within it:
- the LOC132055950 gene encoding protein MODIFIER OF SNC1 1 isoform X2, with translation MTSNMLAGERRWVSARRGGMTVLGKVAVPKPLNLPSQRLENHGLDPNVEIVPKGTLSWGSRPSSSTSNPWSSSAHSPNADGGTSSPSHLRSRPSSGGNGRPSTAGSDRTQEPTTSAWGTSSRPSSASGPLSSNKAPSTLARPRSAETRPGSSQLSRFAEPVSEHPVAWGATATAERLGVLSSKNEGFSLSSGDFPTLGSDKDASWKTTESQDNGSRSRPSSASGKLVQPLEKTTASHSDVKGGAFDAWKRDGQSAEDPPQHGMEKWQGDPHQYHGPNVPPQHFDAWRGPPMNTPAGLWYRGPPGGPPYGAPVPPGGFPIEPFPYFPPQMPPPGIANSQPVPPPGPGSRGHHPRGGDIYRPQMADAYIRPNMPFRPGFYSGPVAFEGYYGPPMGYCNSNEREIPLMGMPPGPPVYNRYSGPNTDPSNTHARIGGHGGNTKAMPEGLESAHPDDAKGPYKVILKHDAREEGETREHSAPTNGPNHDRRFQRSLQKHERGGEHDSEKELYSRRTTGSGNSYPPSCDDRGGDSSDTTKANSFEGINTTKVAVDSWTKKSGFESSGGVPPSSSAPEKGSTPAVTAKDSSLMKKIEGLNAKVRASDGRYEAPYVSSEEDMNKSELNSKVTNSINEAKSGPMSLERTHTSGTTGNKGGHPIAAMSRRPSHGMQTRNDHLGKPRFNSQDDGPQVEAVGQALTDTSVSGEKESLSDLHDSADTQAQRAKMKELARQRALQLQKEEEERIKQQKAKALAKLEELNRRMQSGDAPLQKAEKDLSPDVIKQDQQGSSPPETVVSTVKPQAHNATLAARCDVIDASQRILDKGSEHINPPVKLEFGTSIMVQSEIAIPQPQAFQPKQDVNRVSASHGKDTSQSSDGGVIKHKRTSYKQRPNMTPKNMNEKAVPVSVTEVSKGPNDVIINNVPSAEAHEVGLNAESNMVNNAKVAVESSAQPRKKGNRTNKNKQKLDTVLPGPASPLPVQNDSNPAKVRAQQKLNSSQLVLDVSSVQAASGDNVVQPSDQSSPVQIDEGHGRVINHWKPQHPRRTQRNQHSNMHTDKFQGGDSVVWAPVRSQSKTEEDGAEASQKTGSGSIGPLKSDNVVQSNSKSKRAEMERYVPKPVAKELAQHGSSQQPLLLSGPSPGPDGTTGRAESRPENSGCSLPTGSTTESFSIESSDGDGKHNNNKQGKAHGVWRQRGSTELALDKNFKSLDHTQSLKPDGDSMKYESTGEFDVSDGWNMRGDFEGPRTTIPVVQDEGTTGKGKCYPSKSHRSTGNSGYEYKNSSAGTQENHTVSGATEINQMDRRVAAKENRGMGNRTPPPHWQPKSHMVAVNNQQAGVSTGAQNVTREGDRGNKRDYHHDKVNVPLHSEEESCDIGAGKADQLASEEKIVSDVPNVRNLDPKRERKPASFRGRPYSPNQGPVVQAGSAPAENAEAVQERSNSGLRRNVNQNNRPARTQECSGDLSSGKDNRQHNTSSGRERRRNNMHYEYQPVGQYNNSKSSNFEVLADGSHNVDQNRYRERGQVQSKRGGGNFHGRQGGPARVNANYD
- the LOC132055950 gene encoding protein MODIFIER OF SNC1 1 isoform X1; translated protein: MTSNMLAGERRWVSARRGGMTVLGKVAVPKPLNLPSQRLENHGLDPNVEIVPKGTLSWGSRPSSSTSNPWSSSAHSPNADGGTSSPSHLRSRPSSGGNGRPSTAGSDRTQEPTTSAWGTSSRPSSASGPLSSNKAPSTLARPRSAETRPGSSQLSRFAEPVSEHPVAWGATATAERLGVLSSKNEGFSLSSGDFPTLGSDKDASWKTTESQDNGSRSRPSSASGKLVQPLEKTTASHSDVKGGAFDAWKRDGQSAEDPPQHGMEKWQGDPHQYHGPNVPPQHFDAWRGPPMNTPAGLWYRGPPGGPPYGAPVPPGGFPIEPFPYFPPQMPPPGIANSQPVPPPGPGSRGHHPRGGDIYRPQMADAYIRPNMPFRPGFYSGPVAFEGYYGPPMGYCNSNEREIPLMGMPPGPPVYNRYSGPNTDPSNTHARIGGHGGNTKAMPEGLESAHPDDAKGPYKVILKHDAREEGETREHSAPTNGPNHDRRFQRSLQKHERGGEHDSEKELYSRRTTGSGNSYPPSCDDRGGDSSDTTKANSFEGINTTKVAVDSWTKKSGFESSGGVPPSSSAPEKGSTPAVTAKDSSLMKKIEGLNAKVRASDGRYEAPYVSSEEDMNKSELNSKVTNSINEAKSGPMSLERTHTSGTTGNKGGHPIAAMSRRPSHGMQTRNDHLGKPRFNSQDDGRRKRPITAESSATCLEPASNVHVCESGPQVEAVGQALTDTSVSGEKESLSDLHDSADTQAQRAKMKELARQRALQLQKEEEERIKQQKAKALAKLEELNRRMQSGDAPLQKAEKDLSPDVIKQDQQGSSPPETVVSTVKPQAHNATLAARCDVIDASQRILDKGSEHINPPVKLEFGTSIMVQSEIAIPQPQAFQPKQDVNRVSASHGKDTSQSSDGGVIKHKRTSYKQRPNMTPKNMNEKAVPVSVTEVSKGPNDVIINNVPSAEAHEVGLNAESNMVNNAKVAVESSAQPRKKGNRTNKNKQKLDTVLPGPASPLPVQNDSNPAKVRAQQKLNSSQLVLDVSSVQAASGDNVVQPSDQSSPVQIDEGHGRVINHWKPQHPRRTQRNQHSNMHTDKFQGGDSVVWAPVRSQSKTEEDGAEASQKTGSGSIGPLKSDNVVQSNSKSKRAEMERYVPKPVAKELAQHGSSQQPLLLSGPSPGPDGTTGRAESRPENSGCSLPTGSTTESFSIESSDGDGKHNNNKQGKAHGVWRQRGSTELALDKNFKSLDHTQSLKPDGDSMKYESTGEFDVSDGWNMRGDFEGPRTTIPVVQDEGTTGKGKCYPSKSHRSTGNSGYEYKNSSAGTQENHTVSGATEINQMDRRVAAKENRGMGNRTPPPHWQPKSHMVAVNNQQAGVSTGAQNVTREGDRGNKRDYHHDKVNVPLHSEEESCDIGAGKADQLASEEKIVSDVPNVRNLDPKRERKPASFRGRPYSPNQGPVVQAGSAPAENAEAVQERSNSGLRRNVNQNNRPARTQECSGDLSSGKDNRQHNTSSGRERRRNNMHYEYQPVGQYNNSKSSNFEVLADGSHNVDQNRYRERGQVQSKRGGGNFHGRQGGPARVNANYD